ACAGCTGAATGATGGGTCTGTGTTTTAATGGAGAGAGTGAGTCTGTTGTCTGTGCTGTGTCCAAAAATCTAACAGAACTATACATTTAACTAAACATTACTGTATATTAATGCAGCCAGTTTCACCTGAGTTTATTTTTTAGTTGCTATGGAAAATAAAACgtgctgtttatttttgattACCTTCTGGTGTAGGCAGGTGGAGAGTGTGGTTCATTGTGCAGAGTTCTGTGAGATTGGGGGATGTATAGGAGAGTGCCTTCCAGCTGTCTGACAGGAAGGGCTTACCGGCCTTATCAGCATCAGTAGGCTCATACCACACTGAAAAACATGCACGCAAACACACTGCAGATGACGCACGGCCGTGGGCTGAAGATACAAGCAGTGAATGTCTGAATATCTGTTTTCAGAGTTGCGTTTATACCTGGGACTGAATGTTTCTTGGCAAGGCTGCAGACGTAGTCAATAGTAGAAACAGGGATATTCCCATCAAGAACCACTAGAGATGCTGAGGACAGCTGTTCTTCGTACTGAGAAACCTGCACAAAGTTTATACTTAAGCTTTATTCCTGCACTACCTTAACCCTGGCTCTCAGAAACAGACAATTAAAGTCACTTATATGCTCCTTTAACTAAACACAATGGTTTGAGGCTGTGTGTGATTATTTATGTAGGCAATTTACATAATGCTAAACTAGGGGTTATATGCTCAAAGCTTCATAGACTCATATATTTATCGTTAAATGTTGATGTTGGTTGTGGGACATTTGTAAACGTTTAACAACGTATTAAACATCTGAAACTGTTTTGAAGTGCTCGTTTTTCAGTGTAACTAAATTACTAATGCAGCATGTGATTTCCCTGGTAGAAAAGCACTCACATACTGCTGTTTAATTTGCTGGTGTATGTCCATGTCTCCCAGCCCCAAACTCAGCTCTCCTCTCTCAGTGATCACAGCACAGTAGGTAGCAGTTCTCTGAGCCTGCAATCTCACAATTGCACTGGTGTCCTAATAGCAAAGAGCAGACTTCTGTAGCCTTATCAGAGCAGTGTTCAGTCCAGTGCAGTTTTCAGGCATGAGATTAATTTCACTGGAATTTACATATAGACAAATTTGGATGAACATAATCAATAGAGAACATCTCCCTAACATCTTGATCTGGCCCAAATCAGGGGGTTATAATCTAAGtactataattaattataataaggGTCACTTATCCACTATTCTGCAAAATGTTCTTCCACGTTTGTGCATTCACAAAATTTCAAATCAGCCAAACTGAATAGTGGAAAATAAGGTAAAAAGAAATCCATTCAACATTCTCATCATAATCCTTGCACAGTACTTACCATATGCTTGCAATAGTTGAGCACAGCGTCACTATGAAAATCTGTTCCAATGGCTGAGATAAAGAGAGGTTTGTGCCCCAGTCTACTCAGGCAGTCTAAAAGGGCACAGGATTggaagtttaaataaaaacaggggaaataattacatttccaAACAAAGGAAAATAGAACAATGTAGATAGTGTTGTTTATAAAAAATATCAACCTGCAATGTTTCTACCAACTCCTCCAAAAGCTTGGTGCACACTTCCGGGGTTTGTCTGTCCAAACTGATAGATATAAACAGCATTATTTCAGGGAATTATTCACTTATGCCAAAGCAGCTTGTTCTGACTTGAACACAAGCTCACGACTTTGATATTTATACATACCAACAAATTCTTTGTGGCTCCTTTAGCAATAAAGTCTACATTCACACCACCAATGACAACCTGCAAGAGACacaacacataaataaataaataaataaataaataaataaataaataggctCTATTTAACTCTGGTTACTACCACCTACACTGTGAGGTCAGTAATTATTTCTTGAAATAAGTGTTTCACATCAAAGCATTCTGAATGtcttaataatttaaattgttCCCCTTTAAGTCCAGATTTAAAGTTAGTTGGATGTATGCCTAAAAACATTATACAATTGTTTTGGATATCACATACAGGTTTGGGCTTTAAGAGGTGGTTCTTCTCCTCCTGCGTCTtactgcttcctctgagaccaCTCTGACGGCTCTTCATCTGCTCAGAAAGGGCACATGCGATCTGACTACCCACTTTAGCGTTATTATGAATGAGAGCAATATCTAATATAAATGCTTTAAGGAAATTCCTGTTGATTCTAAAAACACTTCTTACTAATTAATTGAAAATAACTTTCAGGTTTCAAAGTGTTAGGCTGCAAAATATTTGAAAAGCCTTTCTTTACAGGAGATCTAAATTTCCAGTGTAAACGGCAGTTTAATCCTCATAttctgttaatttttttttacaaatttaaacacagtgtacTGCAATATATCTGGATACTGGCTTGAAGGGACTGGCCCTTGGTGAGCTCACTGACTCTCTGCAGGATGAAGGGGGTCACATATTTTCCTGTGATTCCCTTTAGCCTGTGGATATAAAGAATATGATTTACTTAATAGCCAAGTTCAAGGCTAATATCAACCAAAAAATACCTACAGCTAGAGATAACGTTTATACCAAATCACAGCCTTTAATTCTTAAAAGCATAAAAGCTCTTTCACCccttttcaaaatatatatttgacacTATTCTGTTTATACAAAACACTTATTAATGCTACTTATGTTAAATGTAAGTGAGTTATAAACAAGCTCCATGAGCTGTTTCACacttaagaaataaaaaaaaaagtttgccaGAATGCTTGCTTTACCTGGCCTCGGCCACTGCAGCTTGTATTGCGCCCTCTATTTGCAGTCCTGCTGCAGCATGCTCTTCTGTAATGGGCACAGCCAGCAGGAGACCACTCTGCAGGCCCAGAGACAGTGTGCTCACTATTGACAAAAAACAGTGTAAAGTCCCCTTTTTTGTTACTGAATACACTTAGGTCCAAGCCTTCGGAATGATATGACCAAAGATTTTAAACAGCTTTTGATAACATGAATGTATGTAATGACTTGAAATTTAATGAGCAATCATCAACCAtggatattattattttattaaaattatcatGATGAAGGAAAGGGAACAACATTctattttaaagaaagaaaaaacctttGCAAATCTAAATGGGGGTCGATTGAAAaagatgtttattttttgaCCAATTCTACTGGACCATTCTTGGACAAATTTTAGCAAAGTCAATCCCCATCCCTTCATGAGGAAATGTAATCTATAAAAACCTCTATACAATATAAATGGAAGAGAATGAAAAGGAGATTTTTCATTTAAGCCTACCAATAAGCTCTGCTGCCTCTTCAGCAGTATGGACATTGTAAGGAGACGTGAACCCACTCTGAGGAGAAAAGAAGGCTGGGAAATTCTTTGACTTTCCGTAGGTGGCTACACAGACACCCTGCGTCTCCTAAAAACAGAGCATTAAAAGATATCATTGCTGAAATTGATTGTTATGCACTCGTAGGCAATTATTAAAAGCACTTCTTACTAATACACACTCGCAGTGAATGTAATTTTATGTGATCACAGACCAAAAACTCCAGGGTGCGGCCAATGTCCAGGATAGATTTCACTCCAGCGGATACTACAGCGATAGGAGTCCTGCCCAGTTCAATCAGATCAGCGCTAACATCCAGAGCTGTGAGGAGCGTTCATTAAAATGAACATGTACTGTAATTTGTAAAAGCCTATACACTACCATGCACACACTGTCCATAAACATATATGAAATGATTGCCCTTGTTAtatgaagaaaacaaacaaaaattgaATTATATCTTTTAGATAATCATCCGTTACACTGAAATGGATCCGTGCACAATGCAAAATTACATCAACTCATATCAAAATAATACTTATAGGTGCTaggagttgttttttttcccatgacAATGTGAATTCATTCTGTCAATGTGGCAGACAAAAATTCCAGAGAGGCAAACAAATGATGTGTTTTAGAACTAGGCTACAGTGATATTAGGAGCTGTTCCAAggacttaattaaaaaaaggacATTAACTTGGTATTAACGTAGCAGGCTGTTCTTGTCTGAGCAACAACTGAAGCTTATTCTGCCACTGCAAGTCATATCTGTTATTGTACTTTAACAATTCTCAATGTGACTTACaattctctccatctctgtgaACTCCACCAATTCCTCCAGTCACAAAAACAGGAATCCCAACTCTGTGGGCTGCAATCATTGTGCCTGAGACAGTGGTGCCTCCAGAGAGACCCTATTGATTCAATCACAAATCCACATTCATATTCAAACTTGATATGTAATAAGCAgtatgcatgaatgaatgaatgaatgaatgaatttccacCTTGCTGATAACATAGGGAAAGTCTCTCCTGGACACTTTAAGGGCAGTTTTACTCTGGGCCAGGAAGTCCAGTTCCTCTGAAGATAAGCCTACATGAATGACGCCTTCTAAAATTCCTACGGTAGCTGGAGTCGCACCCTCAGCTCTCACAATGGCCTCCACCTCCTTGGCTGTGCTAAGATCAGAACGTTTGTTCAACAGAGAGGGTGAAGTGtgaaatctaatctaatttgtTCAGTTTGGGATAACCATGTATGAGAGGAGATTTGATGATGTGAACCACATTAGCACATGGTTAGATCTCATATTATTGGGAAAGATCACACCAAGCTGTGCATCTACCCAGGGAACAGAGTGGAGAAGTGTTTGTGGTGAGTTAGGTGTGTTCTACCTGAGGTTGTGAGGGTAAGGCATGCCATGTGTGATTATGGTGCTCTCCAGAGCCACGACAGGCCGTTGTTCAGCCAAAGCCTCACTCACACTGGGATGGACTTTAAACAGATAATCTGTGGAAGAAAGGACATCCTACAGTGTGAGTTCAACACAGTCACTGATAAACACATACAATCGGTGTCCAAAAAACACTCCAACTGCTATGTTTAAAGAATGTTAAATGCAATAATTTAGACATCCCTGCTCCATCCACCACAAAAAACTCATGCATTTTCTATTATTTTCtaattttaaacattgctgGAAAAGTGTGGCCCATGGAAAAGTTATGctgcattttatattttccacTTTACTTCTTTCCTGTTCATTTAAACTTGTTTCCTGTGGGGAATTTTAATTACGAATCAAGTAAAATGATCAGGGATTTTCTCATGTTTTCATATGATAGTGAATtgaaaaaaaatagtttataGAGAATGGAAACAACATTTTGTCACTTTCCAATGAAAAACCTTCTTCCgctgctgtccttcacacaTCATGTAAACTTCATGAAGAAAGGACCTATAGAAATGCCCCAAAATTaagtggaataaaatcttttttttacttttactttccCTGAAACCTAAGAAAGTTTTTTCATTCTCATGTAAAGTAGCTCTTTTGGAAACAAaggttttcattggacagtgacgatatagtACTTGTAAGAATACAAAGAGTGCTTTTTGATGctaaatataaatgcatttgtGTATGTTTACGGGAATATATGTTGATAAGAATATATATGTTATTTGAAAGTGCTATGAAGTTTACCATATTTGCCAGATCTGCAGCAAGATGTTGAAATTCTACGACATAAACTGGATAACAGATTCTGCAGCATTTTCAGTCTAAAGAAATCTCAGTAACAGAAGAAGAATGAAAAGTAGGTCAGCACTGGCACAGTCTGGAAAATTACCAAAGAAACCATTCAGAGGATCTCTCATGCTCCAGGTGTTTTAGACAAGCAGACAGTGTTCAAAGCTAAGAAAAACTTTTAAAGACCCCCACTCTCGCTATGAAAATACCATTTTAACCTTGTTAACATGTCCAGGTGTTATTGTTTATATGCTAGAAGGTGTATTATAAGAGAAAAAGCAGTCCATACCATGGTTGCTTATTTCCACTTTGAAAATGCTGGGTTTTAAGTAAAGCATCTGACGGGCAGATTCATACATCCAAGGTTTtatacatcataaacctaaaggAACACATCCCATCCACTAGGAGGGTGTGGTTTTCAAGCTGCAAataaattgcatattcatagatatGTGTAGTGAATGAAGCTGAAGGTGTAGAGTTACATCTATAATGCGTTAAGGCAAACAGGGGGATTCTTCTTAGAAACAACTTTTTTGAATAGAGACTAGTTTTAAGAGCAAGGCATTAAAGGAGGAATCTGTTATGTTTTCCTGTGATTCTTCTTCTTATGTAACATCATATTGACACTTAGTGCCCTGGAAGTGTCAGATATTCTACACCAAATTTACATTTCAAAGACTACAAAGCAATCAGTTTCACACGTTAGCTGcaataatcaataaataaataaataatgactaATAAAAATATGCTAGTCTATAAACCTGACAAGATTATTGCACTATGCCAAATAAAAGTACAAATTGGAAAAACGGGTATGAAATTAAAATTCTGTGCTCTGATATTTCTATGAAAATTTCTATAAACAACTTTCAATATTAAGCCACAGTCTCTAAATCCAAACTCAATTACTTACTTTCTGGGACTCAGTCCAATGTGGTTTCTTTACAAAACAGCCTCCAAAATTTTTCACACGCCAATAACAAGTTgcagatttaaaaagaaatttcaAGTGAACTTATATCTCCAGACACAGCCGATATTCTAAATCAGTGAGCTGGAATATTGGCTCATTGGTTGACTGTATTAGAATTGAACTTCGTCCTGGGGCTGGCTTGTGTGTTGTTTGGCCAAAGCCCCTGTCCCATTTCTTACCCTAAGCCCTAAGGCCTTctttgaagtgtgcactttcaTGACGTTTGATGGACGTTGTCTAAATGTGAGAAAAGGGGGCGCGAGGGTCCATGTGTTCGAGAGGTCGGAACGTTAAGAGCAGAATGGAACATTCGCGCCCTTCGTGATGTTTACATCGACTCGAACCGAGGCTTAAAACCAACTGGACTCAAACTGGCAGTGTTTTATTAAAcacttaaacataaatatgtttACACTTATTGAGATATCTTAAACTTATTATAATATGTTATGAATATTTGGAGGCTGTGACCCACAAGCTTTTATCTTTCATTTGACGCCCTCTATCGctctcgctctgtgtgtgtgtgtatgttttatgtGATTTGAGCATGTCTAAACACatagcaaataaaaataaattgaaaaagcCACGGGCCTCTTGACAAAGCCTCAGTGGCATaagtcatttttatattttttaaaatgaaaacactgaCTGCTGGCGGTTGAAAGCCTttcagacgcacacacacaaagcgtGCGAGAGAGAGACGGGGCTTCAAATGAAAGTTAAAAAGAAAGTTAAAAGCTTGTGGGTCACAGCCTCCAAATATTCATAAGGTATCGTTATAAATCATCAAAAATTTCATTGCGCGAGGTGGTTGCAAACATTCGCGAATGTACTTCTCTTTGCGCGAGATGTTATTTTCCTCGCGAAATGGTTTTACGCGCTCGTGCCATACCTCAACGCTGCGACGTTAACCAAAGGCAGATCTTTAAAGGATAAAGGAAAAGATCTCAATTTTTTTGCTTGACGTGTGTATTTGGGACATACTGTGCTTTGCAGATTCTACaagtgccttttttttttttttgagctaaTATGTTACTCttgcttttattaaataatacataGACGAAGCTGTCCATTCTGACAGGCCCTTGCTTATATCTTAAAAATGTGTGGTGATAGACccccccactcactcacacactctctcacacacacacagacgcccAACTCCTCTGTCATATTGCCAGGATTACTAGTCATATGCCATCATTAATCAAATTTGAACTTAAGCCTCTTACCTTTATACTATGTACATTTATACTTGTAAAAATGCCagtaacacccccccccccattcaTTTTGAGGAGACTTACAATTAACTTTTCCATATGTACTTGTAGCCCttacaattaataataattccacAAGGAAggcaagtccccacaatgtgagtgcgT
This region of Hoplias malabaricus isolate fHopMal1 chromosome 17, fHopMal1.hap1, whole genome shotgun sequence genomic DNA includes:
- the zgc:136858 gene encoding uncharacterized protein zgc:136858 isoform X2 — protein: MLQNLLSSLCRRISTSCCRSGKYDYLFKVHPSVSEALAEQRPVVALESTIITHGMPYPHNLSTAKEVEAIVRAEGATPATVGILEGVIHVGLSSEELDFLAQSKTALKVSRRDFPYVISKGLSGGTTVSGTMIAAHRVGIPVFVTGGIGGVHRDGENSLDVSADLIELGRTPIAVVSAGVKSILDIGRTLEFLETQGVCVATYGKSKNFPAFFSPQSGFTSPYNVHTAEEAAELIVSTLSLGLQSGLLLAVPITEEHAAAGLQIEGAIQAAVAEARLKGITGKYVTPFILQRVSELTKGQSLQANIALIHNNAKVGSQIACALSEQMKSRQSGLRGSSKTQEEKNHLLKPKPVVIGGVNVDFIAKGATKNLLFGQTNPGSVHQAFGGVGRNIADCLSRLGHKPLFISAIGTDFHSDAVLNYCKHMVSQYEEQLSSASLVVLDGNIPVSTIDYVCSLAKKHSVPVWYEPTDADKAGKPFLSDSWKALSYTSPNLTELCTMNHTLHLPTPEAFPNSLEDVLKCAAALSRPLLEHLQCVVVTLGALGVLVCGDYEAGTVSLQPRKHKPRGRLCAVYFPALAVRSEEIVNVSGAGDSLAGGMMAGILQGKDTDTCVRMGLLAARLSLSSCHPIAPSLTSDAINPDAAYSQPWTKPSYLWMDN
- the zgc:136858 gene encoding uncharacterized protein zgc:136858 isoform X1, which encodes MLQNLLSSLCRRISTSCCRSGKYDYLFKVHPSVSEALAEQRPVVALESTIITHGMPYPHNLSTAKEVEAIVRAEGATPATVGILEGVIHVGLSSEELDFLAQSKTALKVSRRDFPYVISKGLSGGTTVSGTMIAAHRVGIPVFVTGGIGGVHRDGENSLDVSADLIELGRTPIAVVSAGVKSILDIGRTLEFLETQGVCVATYGKSKNFPAFFSPQSGFTSPYNVHTAEEAAELIVSTLSLGLQSGLLLAVPITEEHAAAGLQIEGAIQAAVAEARLKGITGKYVTPFILQRVSELTKGQSLQANIALIHNNAKVGSQIACALSEQMKSRQSGLRGSSKTQEEKNHLLKPKPVVIGGVNVDFIAKGATKNLLFGQTNPGSVHQAFGGVGRNIADCLSRLGHKPLFISAIGTDFHSDAVLNYCKHMDTSAIVRLQAQRTATYCAVITERGELSLGLGDMDIHQQIKQQYVSQYEEQLSSASLVVLDGNIPVSTIDYVCSLAKKHSVPVWYEPTDADKAGKPFLSDSWKALSYTSPNLTELCTMNHTLHLPTPEAFPNSLEDVLKCAAALSRPLLEHLQCVVVTLGALGVLVCGDYEAGTVSLQPRKHKPRGRLCAVYFPALAVRSEEIVNVSGAGDSLAGGMMAGILQGKDTDTCVRMGLLAARLSLSSCHPIAPSLTSDAINPDAAYSQPWTKPSYLWMDN
- the zgc:136858 gene encoding uncharacterized protein zgc:136858 isoform X3, which encodes MIAAHRVGIPVFVTGGIGGVHRDGENSLDVSADLIELGRTPIAVVSAGVKSILDIGRTLEFLETQGVCVATYGKSKNFPAFFSPQSGFTSPYNVHTAEEAAELIVSTLSLGLQSGLLLAVPITEEHAAAGLQIEGAIQAAVAEARLKGITGKYVTPFILQRVSELTKGQSLQANIALIHNNAKVGSQIACALSEQMKSRQSGLRGSSKTQEEKNHLLKPKPVVIGGVNVDFIAKGATKNLLFGQTNPGSVHQAFGGVGRNIADCLSRLGHKPLFISAIGTDFHSDAVLNYCKHMDTSAIVRLQAQRTATYCAVITERGELSLGLGDMDIHQQIKQQYVSQYEEQLSSASLVVLDGNIPVSTIDYVCSLAKKHSVPVWYEPTDADKAGKPFLSDSWKALSYTSPNLTELCTMNHTLHLPTPEAFPNSLEDVLKCAAALSRPLLEHLQCVVVTLGALGVLVCGDYEAGTVSLQPRKHKPRGRLCAVYFPALAVRSEEIVNVSGAGDSLAGGMMAGILQGKDTDTCVRMGLLAARLSLSSCHPIAPSLTSDAINPDAAYSQPWTKPSYLWMDN